In Methanolacinia paynteri, the following proteins share a genomic window:
- the cofG gene encoding 7,8-didemethyl-8-hydroxy-5-deazariboflavin synthase subunit CofG, which translates to MQQRQITYSRNVFLPLTNVCRNRCGYCIFRTPVGPDCVMPRNEAEGIIRAGAAAGCTEALFTFGEKPEEEDGFSGYIEKTGYSTILDYCYDMCEFSISSGMLPHTNAGILDYNELDVLKEVNASMGLMLETTAEIPAHRNSPGKKPEVRVGMMEDAGKLRIPFTTGILVGIGETTADREESFEVIRDLHKRYGHIQEVIVQNFCPKDGTDMKDYPTVGREEFCSAISSAREILPADISVQIPPNLADAQYFIGCGVNDLGGVSPVTIDYVNPEHPWPAIDELKATVGDHLLKERLCIYQMYIDKGWFPERLKCLIEKLNDDIGKRNEQQ; encoded by the coding sequence ATGCAGCAGAGGCAGATCACCTACTCGCGCAATGTATTTTTACCCCTGACCAATGTGTGCAGGAACAGGTGCGGCTACTGCATCTTCAGGACTCCTGTGGGGCCGGACTGTGTCATGCCCCGCAATGAGGCGGAAGGCATAATCAGGGCCGGTGCCGCTGCGGGATGTACAGAGGCCCTTTTTACTTTCGGTGAAAAACCTGAAGAGGAAGACGGTTTTTCCGGGTACATCGAAAAAACCGGATATTCTACAATTCTAGATTACTGCTACGACATGTGTGAGTTTTCCATATCCTCCGGGATGCTGCCGCACACCAATGCGGGAATTCTCGATTACAATGAGCTTGATGTGCTTAAGGAGGTCAACGCGAGCATGGGCCTCATGCTCGAGACGACCGCGGAGATCCCCGCCCACAGGAATTCTCCCGGTAAAAAGCCGGAGGTGAGGGTCGGGATGATGGAGGATGCGGGAAAGCTTCGGATACCGTTTACGACAGGAATTCTCGTAGGAATTGGGGAGACCACTGCGGATCGCGAGGAGTCATTCGAGGTAATCCGGGATCTCCATAAGCGTTACGGACATATCCAGGAGGTCATCGTCCAGAACTTCTGCCCGAAGGACGGAACGGATATGAAGGACTATCCCACTGTGGGAAGAGAGGAATTCTGTTCGGCGATATCCTCCGCACGGGAGATCCTGCCTGCAGATATATCGGTTCAGATCCCCCCGAACCTTGCCGATGCGCAGTATTTCATCGGGTGCGGTGTCAACGATCTCGGCGGCGTTTCTCCGGTCACGATAGATTACGTGAATCCCGAGCACCCGTGGCCCGCAATCGACGAACTGAAGGCTACAGTCGGGGATCACCTGCTGAAAGAGAGGCTCTGCATATACCAGATGTACATCGATAAGGGCTGGTTTCCGGAGAGGCTTAAGTGCCTTATTGAAAAACTTAATGATGATATCGGAAAGAGAAATGAGCAACAATAA
- the purC gene encoding phosphoribosylaminoimidazolesuccinocarboxamide synthase, with product MAKKELLYEGKAKSVYGTDNPNELIAVFRDDITAFNGEKKDQFSGKGVYNATVSAFFFSMLEEKGIKTHFIGMIDERTMLVSKLKMIPLEVIGRNRAAGSLVKKFPFENGQVLNPPLVVTDYKNDERGDPPICDDIIYALGLLTPEELKEVREMTLKINKILFEFFDKLGLVFVDFKIEFGRLGDRIVLGDEISMDSMRLWDKDTGESFDKDVYRFGKGDVMSAYGRVVEKIEEWKRQNI from the coding sequence ATGGCGAAAAAAGAACTGCTTTATGAAGGAAAAGCAAAATCCGTCTACGGGACCGACAATCCGAACGAGCTGATTGCCGTATTCAGGGACGACATCACCGCATTCAACGGTGAAAAGAAGGACCAGTTTTCGGGTAAGGGAGTCTATAATGCAACCGTTTCGGCATTCTTCTTCAGCATGCTCGAGGAGAAGGGAATTAAGACGCATTTTATTGGAATGATCGACGAGAGAACGATGCTGGTCTCAAAACTTAAGATGATCCCCCTTGAGGTCATCGGAAGGAACAGGGCAGCTGGCTCACTCGTGAAAAAATTCCCGTTCGAAAACGGGCAGGTCTTAAATCCGCCGCTGGTCGTTACGGATTACAAGAACGATGAACGCGGAGACCCCCCCATCTGCGACGATATCATATATGCCCTTGGTCTCCTGACACCCGAAGAACTGAAAGAAGTTCGTGAGATGACGCTGAAGATAAATAAGATACTCTTCGAATTCTTCGACAAGCTTGGCCTTGTATTCGTCGACTTCAAGATCGAATTCGGCAGGCTCGGGGACAGGATTGTCCTTGGAGATGAGATAAGCATGGATTCGATGCGTCTCTGGGATAAGGATACCGGCGAGTCTTTTGACAAGGATGTTTATCGGTTCGGAAAAGGGGATGTCATGTCCGCATACGGTCGTGTCGTCGAAAAGATTGAGGAATGGAAGAGACAAAATATTTAG
- the purS gene encoding phosphoribosylformylglycinamidine synthase subunit PurS, with the protein MKFSLKITISLKKGMLDPEALAIKHALDNLGFNVESLGTARVFFIDVDESSEDAARQKGQEMCDRLLANPVIHSYEIEVSGV; encoded by the coding sequence ATGAAGTTCAGCTTGAAGATTACAATCTCGTTAAAAAAAGGGATGCTCGATCCCGAGGCGCTTGCAATTAAACACGCACTTGACAATCTCGGCTTTAATGTAGAGTCGCTCGGCACGGCAAGGGTTTTCTTTATCGATGTCGACGAAAGCAGTGAGGATGCTGCAAGGCAGAAGGGGCAGGAGATGTGCGACCGCCTCCTTGCAAACCCGGTAATCCACAGCTACGAGATCGAGGTATCAGGGGTTTAA
- the purQ gene encoding phosphoribosylformylglycinamidine synthase subunit PurQ produces the protein MRFAVIRFGGSNCDLDAVHVLQDVCGIDTDPVWYKEGLARKYDAILIPGGFSYGDYLRAGAIATRTPIMKDVIRHSDAGGLVIGICNGAQIAAESRLVPGVFTINEYPKFICEKAYLKVENNTSPFTSLYEEGEVISIPIAHKEGRYVADDDTLARLEKENRIAFRFCDADGNVTPEANPNGAAGNITGILGEKGNVLAMMPHPERASEEILGSTDGKKIFDSMISYIESR, from the coding sequence ATGAGATTTGCCGTAATCAGGTTCGGCGGAAGCAATTGCGACCTTGATGCTGTTCATGTGCTGCAGGACGTATGCGGAATCGATACCGATCCGGTCTGGTATAAGGAAGGCCTTGCCCGCAAGTACGATGCGATACTGATCCCCGGCGGCTTCAGCTACGGGGATTATCTCCGTGCCGGTGCGATCGCCACAAGAACCCCGATAATGAAGGACGTGATCAGGCACTCGGATGCAGGCGGCCTGGTGATAGGCATATGCAACGGCGCCCAGATCGCCGCTGAGAGCAGGCTGGTCCCGGGAGTTTTCACGATAAACGAGTACCCGAAGTTTATCTGTGAAAAAGCCTATTTAAAAGTGGAGAACAATACGTCGCCCTTTACAAGCCTATACGAGGAGGGGGAAGTCATCAGCATCCCGATCGCCCACAAGGAAGGGCGGTACGTGGCGGATGATGACACGCTCGCAAGGCTCGAGAAGGAAAACAGGATTGCCTTCAGGTTCTGCGATGCGGACGGGAATGTTACGCCTGAAGCAAACCCAAACGGTGCGGCAGGGAATATCACCGGGATTCTCGGGGAGAAGGGAAACGTTCTTGCAATGATGCCCCATCCCGAGAGGGCGTCGGAGGAGATCCTCGGTTCGACTGACGGAAAGAAGATCTTCGATTCGATGATATCCTACATAGAATCCCGTTAG
- a CDS encoding ferredoxin-thioredoxin reductase catalytic domain-containing protein: protein MANDEISQEEIEALSGEIEDWAESYADESGYKLNKDERQKKAVLKGLARNKLKFGERYCPCRIRSGDPGKDKEIICPCIFHKDEIDKDGNCHCNLFFDK from the coding sequence ATGGCAAACGATGAAATATCACAGGAAGAGATCGAGGCATTGTCCGGGGAGATCGAGGACTGGGCTGAGTCTTATGCCGATGAAAGCGGCTATAAGCTGAACAAGGATGAGCGCCAGAAAAAGGCGGTTCTCAAAGGACTTGCGAGGAACAAACTGAAGTTCGGCGAGAGGTACTGCCCGTGCAGGATAAGGTCCGGCGATCCCGGGAAAGACAAAGAGATCATCTGCCCGTGCATATTCCATAAGGACGAGATTGATAAAGACGGCAACTGCCACTGCAACCTCTTCTTTGACAAATAA
- the cofC gene encoding 2-phospho-L-lactate guanylyltransferase has protein sequence MVIAVIPFRPENPKTRLSCVLDQAEREKFALTMLRDVVQKTALAGCSTILLSTEEYHVDGASTVVKELGLNEALNEFLSETDEPVLIIMSDIPLVTLENIESILSVESDCAIVPGRGGGTNTIFIKEPSRFRVDFYGASFLDHMNIAKEAGLSVEVIDTFRMSTDIDEKEDLVEILLHGNGESRRYLESLGFTISVNKGRVGVHRDSHEEAL, from the coding sequence ATGGTTATTGCTGTAATTCCGTTCAGGCCGGAAAATCCGAAGACGAGACTTTCGTGCGTCCTGGATCAGGCGGAGCGTGAAAAGTTCGCCCTGACGATGCTCAGGGACGTGGTCCAAAAGACCGCACTTGCAGGCTGCAGCACAATACTGCTATCGACGGAGGAATATCATGTTGACGGAGCATCCACGGTCGTCAAAGAGCTCGGCTTAAACGAAGCCCTGAACGAATTTCTTTCCGAAACCGACGAACCCGTACTGATAATAATGTCGGATATCCCGCTCGTCACTCTTGAAAACATTGAATCAATACTTTCTGTTGAATCGGACTGCGCAATAGTCCCTGGTCGGGGAGGAGGGACGAACACGATATTCATAAAGGAGCCGTCCAGGTTCAGGGTCGATTTTTACGGTGCAAGCTTCCTCGATCATATGAATATTGCAAAAGAGGCCGGGCTTAGCGTCGAGGTTATAGATACGTTCCGCATGTCGACGGATATAGATGAAAAAGAGGACCTTGTCGAGATTCTCCTGCATGGAAACGGGGAGAGCCGCCGGTACCTGGAATCACTCGGTTTTACGATCTCTGTCAATAAGGGCAGGGTTGGAGTTCATCGCGACTCCCATGAAGAGGCACTCTGA
- the cofE gene encoding coenzyme F420-0:L-glutamate ligase, whose translation MGSSFQVFGIKTKILIPGDDIAEIIIDESSQAGGILDGDIIAIAESGLATTEDAIVRLSDVTPSEKAYEYEKMYKIDARLAEVVISESDSIAGGIPGFLLSLKNGTLLPNAGVDGSNAPPGCVVTLPKDPDKSAKRIHDKILEKTGKETGVLVIDSRTHAMRLGCSGVAIGCYGVSAITDERGKKDLFGHELEVTRLAVGDNLASAAELVMGESNECTPVAIIRGLSKYISKGSSGVGSIEPSECLFMGVAMNSNPALIDRDRKTE comes from the coding sequence ATGGGCAGCTCTTTTCAGGTTTTCGGAATAAAAACAAAGATATTGATCCCAGGCGATGATATCGCCGAAATAATAATCGATGAATCCAGCCAGGCCGGAGGCATCTTAGACGGGGATATTATTGCCATTGCCGAGAGCGGGCTTGCAACGACAGAAGATGCAATAGTCAGGCTTTCGGATGTGACCCCCTCAGAAAAGGCGTACGAATATGAAAAGATGTATAAGATCGATGCAAGGCTCGCCGAGGTAGTAATCTCCGAGAGCGACAGCATCGCGGGCGGTATCCCCGGATTCCTGTTGAGCCTTAAAAACGGGACTCTTCTTCCCAATGCAGGCGTAGACGGTTCTAACGCCCCGCCCGGATGTGTGGTAACGCTCCCGAAAGATCCGGATAAAAGTGCAAAGAGAATCCATGATAAGATCCTGGAAAAAACCGGAAAAGAGACCGGGGTTCTGGTAATAGATTCAAGGACGCACGCAATGCGCCTCGGGTGCTCGGGAGTCGCAATCGGCTGCTACGGTGTCTCTGCAATTACTGATGAAAGGGGAAAGAAGGATCTCTTCGGGCACGAACTTGAAGTAACGAGACTTGCAGTCGGTGACAACCTGGCGTCTGCTGCAGAACTGGTAATGGGAGAATCGAACGAATGCACCCCTGTTGCGATTATCAGGGGACTTTCCAAATATATCTCAAAAGGAAGCTCAGGTGTCGGTTCGATCGAACCTTCAGAGTGCCTCTTCATGGGAGTCGCGATGAACTCCAACCCTGCCCTTATTGACAGAGATCGTAAAACCGAGTGA
- the folP gene encoding dihydropteroate synthase, which yields MRTCNIDKITVGGDNPVRIMGVVNCSPESFFSGSYTRPEGVYEQAALLVEKGADIIDIGARSTAPLSAPISLAEESERMKTALSEFSGSDIPVSVDTMYPEVLETCLKYDISCINDIHGLANEKFAKVAGDSGLPAILMASYDLPGDPEGFDAICDALNVVLNRARENGIDEIILDPAVGRWTPERTSEDDWEIVRRFDELNAFGYPLLAAVSRKTFIGDLVNAPPEGRLPGTLAVTYSLLEKEAAIVRAHDVSDTKDLIRVFEKLNRL from the coding sequence ATGCGAACCTGTAATATAGATAAAATAACCGTCGGGGGAGACAATCCCGTAAGAATAATGGGTGTTGTCAACTGCAGCCCCGAATCCTTTTTTTCCGGTTCTTATACAAGACCCGAAGGTGTATATGAACAGGCGGCGCTTCTCGTCGAGAAGGGTGCAGATATTATCGACATCGGTGCGAGGAGCACGGCCCCTCTTTCGGCACCGATCTCCCTGGCAGAAGAGTCGGAGCGGATGAAGACAGCACTCTCGGAATTTTCCGGAAGCGACATCCCCGTCTCGGTGGATACGATGTACCCCGAAGTACTCGAGACCTGCCTTAAATACGATATAAGCTGCATAAACGACATACATGGGCTCGCAAACGAGAAATTCGCAAAGGTTGCCGGGGATTCAGGCCTTCCCGCCATACTTATGGCATCTTACGATCTACCCGGCGACCCGGAGGGTTTTGATGCAATATGCGACGCACTTAATGTAGTATTGAACCGGGCTAGGGAAAACGGGATCGACGAGATCATCCTTGATCCGGCAGTGGGACGATGGACACCGGAAAGGACATCCGAAGACGACTGGGAGATCGTTAGGCGTTTTGATGAGCTGAACGCATTCGGCTACCCTCTTCTTGCGGCGGTTTCGAGAAAGACGTTTATCGGAGATCTGGTTAATGCCCCTCCGGAAGGAAGACTCCCCGGAACCCTTGCAGTCACCTACAGCCTTCTGGAGAAAGAAGCGGCGATCGTCAGGGCTCATGATGTTTCCGACACAAAGGATTTAATCAGAGTATTTGAAAAGTTAAACAGGTTATAA
- the folD gene encoding bifunctional methylenetetrahydrofolate dehydrogenase/methenyltetrahydrofolate cyclohydrolase FolD yields the protein MILNGKELSEKRLAIVKSEIEKTGLKPCLATVIVGEDPASQLYVRMKHNACGKVGIRSVGVELPGDSTTEDVVSAVEKLNSDPAVHGILVQLPLPKEIDTEKVIESVIPEKDVDGFHPLNNGRLFSGRPDFVPCTPGGIMTILREYEIDPAGKKAVVIGRSVDVGRPMAALLINADATVTVCHSKTQNLAEETSKADILISAIGRARFVGPEMVKKGAVVIDVGTNHDENGKLCGDVDFEKVEPIASAITPVPGGVGPMTIATLMENTLESARRHANL from the coding sequence ATGATACTGAACGGAAAAGAGCTCTCGGAAAAGAGGCTCGCGATCGTAAAATCGGAGATCGAAAAGACGGGCCTGAAACCCTGTCTTGCGACAGTGATCGTCGGAGAAGACCCGGCCTCGCAGCTGTACGTCAGGATGAAGCACAACGCCTGCGGGAAAGTCGGCATCAGGTCGGTGGGAGTCGAGCTTCCGGGGGACTCCACGACTGAAGATGTAGTCAGCGCCGTTGAAAAACTCAACAGTGACCCGGCAGTTCACGGAATACTCGTCCAGCTCCCCCTTCCCAAAGAGATCGATACCGAGAAGGTCATCGAATCTGTGATCCCTGAGAAAGATGTGGACGGCTTTCATCCCTTAAACAACGGCAGGCTTTTCAGCGGAAGACCGGACTTCGTGCCATGCACTCCGGGCGGGATCATGACCATCCTCAGGGAGTACGAGATAGATCCGGCCGGAAAGAAGGCGGTTGTCATAGGGAGATCGGTGGATGTCGGAAGACCTATGGCCGCACTCCTGATCAATGCAGACGCAACGGTCACGGTATGCCACTCAAAGACGCAAAATCTTGCAGAAGAGACTTCAAAGGCCGACATTCTCATATCTGCCATCGGAAGGGCGAGATTTGTCGGGCCGGAGATGGTTAAGAAGGGTGCGGTCGTAATCGACGTAGGCACAAACCATGACGAAAACGGGAAGCTCTGCGGCGATGTGGACTTCGAGAAGGTCGAACCTATCGCTTCGGCAATAACTCCCGTTCCCGGCGGAGTCGGGCCCATGACCATCGCGACGCTCATGGAAAACACTCTGGAATCGGCCAGAAGGCATGCGAACCTGTAA
- the glyA gene encoding serine hydroxymethyltransferase: MSYLSDTDPEIFNLIEKERMRQINGLELIASENVVSKAVLEAVGSIMTNKYAEGYPGKRYYGGCEFHDMVENLARDRLCELFGAEHANVQAVSGSQANQAVYFAFMQHKDLMMSQDLSQGGHLSHGSPVNITGKWYSVSHYGVDTETETLDYAQIADQARKEKPKMIVCGASAYPRIIDFKAFREIAEEVGAYCMADIAHIAGLVAGGAHPTSVGVVDITTTTTHKTLRGPRGGAIMCGEENAQAIDKSVFPGMQGGPLMHVIAGKAVCFHEALQPSFKEYAKQIVKNSQAMAEVLIEEGLDLVSGGTDNHLILLDLTNLSTNGDHLTGLEAETYLGEAGITVNKNTIPREKLSPFVTSGLRIGTPAVTSRGMKEDEMKQIGHWIARVLKDVCKNKNSKAEISEVKKEVEAFASKYTLYPEVS, translated from the coding sequence ATGTCCTACCTGTCAGATACAGATCCGGAAATATTCAATCTGATTGAAAAAGAGAGAATGCGGCAGATTAACGGCCTTGAACTGATCGCATCGGAAAATGTTGTAAGCAAAGCCGTTTTGGAAGCCGTAGGCTCGATAATGACAAACAAATATGCCGAAGGATACCCCGGCAAAAGATACTATGGCGGCTGTGAATTCCACGACATGGTCGAGAACCTCGCACGCGACAGGCTTTGCGAACTCTTCGGCGCAGAACATGCGAACGTCCAGGCTGTTTCGGGAAGCCAGGCGAACCAGGCGGTTTATTTCGCATTCATGCAGCACAAGGATCTCATGATGAGCCAGGACCTTTCGCAGGGCGGACATCTTTCGCACGGGTCACCGGTAAATATTACAGGGAAATGGTACAGTGTATCGCATTACGGCGTAGACACCGAGACCGAAACGCTCGACTATGCCCAGATTGCTGACCAGGCAAGGAAAGAGAAGCCGAAGATGATCGTCTGCGGTGCAAGCGCTTACCCGAGGATTATTGATTTCAAGGCATTCAGGGAGATCGCTGAAGAGGTAGGTGCATACTGTATGGCCGATATCGCACACATCGCAGGTCTTGTTGCAGGAGGCGCCCACCCCACATCGGTAGGAGTCGTCGATATTACAACAACAACCACGCACAAGACGCTTCGCGGACCGAGGGGCGGTGCAATAATGTGCGGTGAAGAGAACGCACAGGCAATCGACAAGTCCGTATTCCCCGGGATGCAGGGCGGACCTCTCATGCATGTAATCGCAGGGAAAGCGGTTTGCTTCCATGAGGCTCTTCAACCTTCATTTAAGGAATATGCAAAGCAGATCGTCAAAAATTCACAGGCGATGGCTGAAGTCCTCATCGAAGAGGGTCTCGACCTTGTATCCGGCGGAACCGACAATCACCTGATTCTTCTCGACTTAACAAACCTGAGCACAAACGGCGACCACCTCACCGGTCTCGAAGCTGAGACATACCTTGGAGAGGCAGGGATCACAGTCAACAAGAACACGATCCCGAGGGAGAAGCTCAGCCCGTTCGTGACATCCGGCCTCCGTATCGGAACGCCCGCAGTAACATCACGCGGAATGAAGGAAGACGAGATGAAGCAGATCGGGCACTGGATTGCAAGAGTTCTCAAGGACGTATGCAAGAACAAGAACTCAAAGGCCGAGATCAGCGAGGTTAAGAAGGAAGTCGAAGCCTTCGCCTCAAAATATACGTTATATCCTGAAGTCTCATGA